The proteins below come from a single Flavobacterium lindanitolerans genomic window:
- a CDS encoding polyprenyl synthetase family protein, protein MKITEQIKQPILAEMELFEKKFHEAMSSKVALLNRITYYIVNRKGKQMRPMFVFLTAKMVSGGTVNERTYRGASVIELIHTATLVHDDVVDDSNRRRGFFSINALWKNKIAVLVGDYLLSKGLLLSIDNGDFDLLKIISVAVREMSEGELLQIEKARRLDITEDIYYEIIRQKTATLIAACCSLGACSVAPENDEVIERMRKFGELIGMAFQIKDDLFDYTDDAIGKPTGIDIKEQKMTLPLIYVLNHCTPKEKSWIINSIKNHNKDKKRVKEVISFVKQNNGLAYAEQKMTEFQKEALQLIQDFPNSPYKDALTLMVNYVIERKK, encoded by the coding sequence ATGAAAATCACGGAGCAAATAAAACAGCCGATTCTTGCCGAAATGGAACTTTTTGAGAAAAAGTTTCATGAAGCGATGTCGTCAAAAGTTGCCTTGCTCAACAGAATTACCTACTATATTGTAAACCGTAAGGGAAAACAAATGCGACCGATGTTTGTTTTCCTGACAGCCAAAATGGTTTCAGGTGGTACAGTCAACGAAAGAACCTATCGGGGGGCTTCGGTAATCGAATTAATCCATACTGCAACTTTAGTGCATGATGATGTTGTTGATGACAGTAACAGGCGTCGCGGGTTTTTCTCAATCAATGCTTTGTGGAAAAACAAAATTGCCGTTTTGGTTGGCGATTACCTGCTTTCAAAAGGACTGTTGCTTTCTATTGACAATGGTGATTTTGATTTGCTGAAAATAATTTCTGTAGCCGTAAGAGAAATGAGCGAAGGAGAATTGCTTCAAATCGAAAAAGCCAGAAGGCTGGATATTACAGAAGACATCTATTACGAAATCATACGCCAGAAAACAGCAACCTTAATTGCAGCCTGCTGTTCACTCGGAGCTTGTTCTGTAGCTCCGGAAAATGATGAGGTTATTGAAAGAATGCGCAAATTTGGTGAACTCATTGGAATGGCATTCCAGATTAAAGACGATTTGTTTGACTATACCGATGATGCTATTGGAAAACCAACCGGAATCGATATTAAAGAACAAAAGATGACGCTGCCATTGATTTATGTGCTGAATCATTGTACGCCAAAAGAAAAAAGCTGGATTATCAACTCCATTAAAAATCACAATAAGGACAAAAAACGGGTAAAAGAAGTCATCTCTTTTGTAAAACAAAATAACGGTCTGGCCTATGCAGAACAAAAAATGACCGAATTCCAGAAAGAAGCGTTGCAACTAATTCAGGATTTTCCCAACTCTCCCTACAAGGATGCGCTTACCCTGATGGTAAATTATGTGATAGAAAGAAAAAAATAA
- a CDS encoding response regulator transcription factor, which produces MIKICLADNHPIVHYGIKSYFKDNSEISIVGHAEDFTTLEDILNKKSVDIVILDLDLEGLSSINLIKGMVKDYPSTKIVIFTNLSEQMYAPNALKAGVSAYIHKTSKLENLASALIKVYGGAVVFSETVKKNLALIGKRNKSERLYRKLSTREIEVLRYLSDGKKNKEIAKILDLNEKTVSTYKLRLLTKLNVTNLVDLVNKAKTLEIV; this is translated from the coding sequence ATGATTAAAATATGTTTAGCCGATAATCATCCCATCGTCCACTACGGGATTAAATCCTACTTTAAAGACAATTCAGAAATCAGCATTGTTGGCCATGCTGAAGACTTTACTACTTTAGAAGATATTCTTAATAAAAAGTCTGTTGATATTGTTATTTTGGATTTGGATTTGGAAGGTCTGTCCAGCATCAACCTTATAAAAGGAATGGTTAAAGATTATCCTTCAACAAAGATTGTGATTTTCACAAATCTTTCCGAGCAAATGTATGCCCCGAATGCTCTGAAAGCAGGTGTTTCAGCCTACATCCACAAAACTTCCAAATTAGAAAATCTTGCATCCGCATTGATAAAAGTTTACGGAGGCGCTGTTGTTTTTAGCGAAACCGTAAAGAAAAATCTTGCCCTGATTGGAAAAAGAAACAAATCAGAGCGTTTGTACAGAAAACTTTCTACACGTGAAATTGAGGTATTACGCTATTTGAGCGATGGAAAAAAGAATAAGGAAATTGCCAAAATTCTTGACTTAAACGAAAAAACAGTGAGTACCTACAAATTAAGGCTTCTTACGAAATTAAATGTAACCAACCTGGTCGACTTGGTTAATAAGGCAAAAACGCTTGAAATAGTCTGA
- a CDS encoding O-methyltransferase, translating to MHFISPELELYVEKHSENEPALLAALHRETFQKIMQPRMLSGHFQGRVLSMISKLVNPENILEIGTYTGYATLCLAEGMKENGSIDTIDINEELLSIQKKYFDLSPWKNQITQHLGNALEIIPTLGKKFDLVFIDADKDNYLNYFDMIVPIMNKGGIILSDNVLWSGKVLETPNPKDISTNVLLEYNKKLKDDPRIETVLLPIRDGLTVSRVL from the coding sequence ATGCATTTTATTTCTCCCGAACTAGAACTTTATGTCGAAAAACATTCTGAAAACGAACCTGCACTCTTAGCAGCCCTTCACAGGGAAACTTTCCAAAAAATTATGCAGCCGAGAATGCTTAGCGGCCATTTTCAGGGTAGAGTCCTAAGCATGATTTCCAAATTGGTCAATCCGGAAAATATTCTTGAAATAGGAACCTATACAGGTTACGCCACTTTATGCCTTGCAGAAGGAATGAAGGAAAACGGTTCCATCGACACTATCGATATTAACGAAGAATTACTTAGCATTCAAAAAAAATACTTCGACCTGTCGCCATGGAAAAACCAAATAACACAGCATTTGGGAAATGCATTGGAAATTATACCTACACTCGGAAAGAAATTTGACCTGGTTTTTATTGATGCCGACAAGGATAATTATCTGAACTATTTTGACATGATAGTACCTATAATGAATAAGGGAGGTATTATTCTTTCTGATAATGTGTTATGGAGTGGCAAGGTATTGGAAACACCAAATCCGAAAGACATAAGTACCAACGTACTTTTAGAATATAATAAAAAACTGAAAGACGACCCCAGAATTGAAACCGTATTGCTTCCTATCCGTGACGGATTAACCGTAAGCCGGGTTTTATAA
- a CDS encoding aspartyl protease family protein, with protein MRFLYFSFFLITLQVCAQKPKEVLNWINTAPSKNKNFYFEIPFSYRNDEIVIQVRIGNHTYDYIFDTGGYNNITDAIQEKNNFPILTRQTVGSSNKIKKEINIVKLDSLHIGSLAFHDLAALQMNFDESPTIKCTIDGGLIGASIIKNYIWQIDYPRKKIIVTDQIAKITNLQKAIKVPVTFNSRLMPYIDVRINGKKEKMMFDLGSSTLFSMTEKAAKKHDKENVYEIIGGGTEGGNGTIKESIYVMNSGKLEIKNLYYSNKPILYTSSNNESLIGNPIIKDYIVTLNFKDDEMYFLPVETADEGWITYGFTLKYDNGKTKIATLLKGSTAEKAGLQIDDVVEGINGKKIDCQDFCMCKKTYNILLEGKNEIVISLNKDGKTQQIRLEKQKIF; from the coding sequence ATGCGTTTCCTCTACTTCTCTTTCTTTCTTATCACATTACAGGTTTGTGCCCAAAAGCCTAAAGAAGTACTGAATTGGATTAATACTGCTCCATCAAAGAACAAAAACTTTTATTTTGAAATTCCTTTTAGCTACCGCAATGATGAAATTGTCATCCAGGTTCGGATAGGAAATCATACCTACGATTATATTTTTGACACCGGAGGCTATAACAATATTACAGATGCCATTCAGGAAAAAAACAATTTCCCGATACTGACCAGGCAGACAGTAGGAAGCAGCAATAAAATTAAAAAAGAAATCAATATTGTAAAACTGGACAGTCTGCATATTGGTTCCCTCGCTTTTCATGACCTTGCCGCTTTGCAGATGAATTTTGATGAATCACCCACAATTAAATGCACGATTGATGGCGGATTGATTGGGGCAAGTATTATCAAAAATTATATCTGGCAGATTGACTATCCGAGAAAAAAAATAATTGTTACTGACCAGATTGCCAAAATAACAAATCTGCAAAAAGCGATAAAAGTTCCGGTTACTTTTAATAGCAGACTCATGCCTTATATAGATGTACGGATAAACGGCAAGAAAGAGAAAATGATGTTTGACCTGGGAAGTTCTACTTTGTTTAGCATGACTGAAAAAGCAGCAAAAAAGCATGATAAAGAAAATGTCTATGAGATTATAGGAGGTGGAACAGAAGGTGGGAATGGTACTATCAAAGAATCAATTTATGTAATGAATTCAGGCAAGCTTGAAATTAAAAATCTTTATTATTCCAACAAGCCCATTCTTTATACTTCATCAAATAATGAATCCCTGATTGGCAACCCAATTATAAAAGACTATATCGTCACCCTAAACTTTAAAGATGATGAAATGTATTTTCTTCCTGTTGAAACAGCAGATGAAGGATGGATAACTTATGGGTTTACGCTCAAATATGATAATGGAAAAACAAAAATAGCAACCTTACTAAAAGGTTCAACGGCTGAGAAAGCAGGCTTACAGATAGATGATGTTGTTGAAGGAATAAATGGTAAAAAAATAGATTGTCAGGATTTTTGTATGTGTAAAAAAACTTACAATATTCTTTTAGAAGGAAAAAATGAAATTGTCATAAGTCTAAATAAGGATGGCAAAACACAACAGATAAGACTTGAGAAGCAAAAAATATTTTAA
- a CDS encoding RNA polymerase sigma factor, protein MKVIALHQEEKDIIAQAVANNRHAQQKIYAGHAPKMLSVCRQYIKDLHQAEDVMITAFMKVFANLKNFEHKGSFEGWIRRIMINECISYIRVQKKVKYIEDETYFEETYNNTDSQFNVEDIQFLIDSLPDGYRMVFNLYAIEGFKHQEIAKMLGINEGTSKSQLSHARKMLQEQINKLKNFQNGTE, encoded by the coding sequence ATGAAAGTTATCGCTTTACATCAAGAAGAAAAAGACATAATCGCCCAGGCTGTAGCGAACAACAGGCATGCTCAGCAGAAGATATATGCCGGACATGCTCCCAAAATGTTAAGCGTATGCAGGCAATACATAAAAGACCTGCATCAGGCAGAAGATGTAATGATTACGGCTTTTATGAAAGTTTTTGCCAATCTGAAAAATTTTGAACACAAAGGAAGTTTTGAAGGCTGGATTAGAAGGATAATGATTAACGAATGTATTTCCTATATAAGAGTTCAGAAAAAAGTAAAGTACATAGAAGACGAAACCTATTTCGAAGAGACCTATAACAATACAGACAGTCAGTTTAACGTGGAAGATATTCAGTTTTTGATAGACAGTCTTCCGGATGGTTACAGAATGGTTTTTAACCTTTATGCTATTGAAGGATTCAAGCATCAGGAAATTGCGAAAATGCTTGGAATTAATGAAGGAACATCTAAATCGCAATTGTCGCATGCAAGAAAAATGCTGCAGGAACAAATTAACAAACTAAAGAATTTTCAAAATGGAACTGAATAA
- the dnaG gene encoding DNA primase, with protein sequence MIAKTTIDTVFETARVEEVIGDFVQLKRAGSNFKGLSPFSDERSPSFMVSPVKQIWKDFSSGKGGNVVAFLMEHEHFTYPEAIRYLAKKYNIEIEETEQSQEEKAEANEKESMYLVSEFAKRYFHDILLNNEEGQAIGYSYFKERGFTNETIRKFELGYSPDTWDALTKEALGKGYKLEYLEKTGLTIVKEDKQFDRFKGRVMFPIQSMSGRTLGFGGRILGNDKKAAKYMNSPESDIYHKSKVLYGIFYAKQSIAKLDNCYLVEGYTDVIQFHQAGIENVVASSGTALTSDQIRLINRLTKNITVLFDGDAAGLRASIRGIDLILEEGMNVKVCTFPQGEDPDSFARKNSYEELVRYLDTNAKDFIQFKASLLMDESQNDPVKKAGLIRDMVTSISKIPDRIQREIYLQETARIMDISEQVLVNTLAQLIQKDVVETGKKQKQEQKAFEVVKNENPEQSQRIDVLYELERKIIEILLLYGNKTEEFEDVILRANEEGEIEEVTEKKEYKVYQRIYLSLQEDEVELANPLFREIYNDMVNYFHQNESFNTEHYLMHLAPELAQEVTDILMHEEREVLHNWEGQNIIVKQKDQTIEQYVSETILTLRWYLVDRIIEELKGSITSGPDSDNTETLSMAMDYYKLINSFSSKLGRVMSRYS encoded by the coding sequence TTGATTGCCAAGACAACCATAGATACCGTTTTTGAAACCGCCCGTGTTGAGGAGGTCATTGGTGATTTTGTGCAATTGAAAAGAGCGGGAAGTAATTTTAAAGGACTGAGCCCGTTTTCGGATGAACGCTCGCCTTCATTTATGGTTTCTCCTGTAAAACAGATATGGAAGGATTTTAGTTCCGGAAAAGGAGGTAACGTTGTTGCTTTTTTAATGGAACATGAGCATTTTACCTATCCGGAAGCCATCAGGTACCTTGCCAAGAAATACAACATAGAAATTGAAGAAACAGAGCAGTCGCAGGAAGAAAAAGCAGAAGCTAATGAAAAGGAAAGCATGTATCTGGTTTCTGAATTTGCAAAACGCTATTTCCACGACATACTTCTCAATAATGAAGAAGGACAGGCAATTGGCTATTCTTACTTTAAGGAAAGAGGTTTTACCAACGAAACAATAAGAAAATTTGAATTGGGCTATTCGCCTGACACCTGGGATGCCTTGACTAAAGAAGCATTAGGGAAAGGCTATAAGCTGGAATATCTCGAAAAAACGGGATTGACTATTGTTAAGGAAGACAAGCAGTTTGACCGTTTTAAAGGGCGTGTGATGTTTCCTATACAGAGCATGTCGGGAAGAACGTTGGGCTTTGGTGGCCGAATTCTCGGCAACGATAAAAAAGCGGCCAAATACATGAACTCGCCGGAAAGCGACATTTACCACAAAAGTAAAGTGCTTTACGGAATCTTTTATGCCAAACAATCCATTGCCAAACTGGATAATTGTTATTTGGTTGAAGGCTATACCGATGTAATACAATTTCACCAGGCTGGCATAGAAAATGTCGTGGCATCGTCAGGAACAGCCCTGACATCAGATCAAATCCGTCTGATTAACCGATTGACAAAAAATATTACGGTACTTTTTGATGGTGATGCAGCCGGATTGAGAGCTTCCATCCGTGGAATTGACCTTATTCTGGAAGAAGGAATGAATGTAAAGGTCTGTACGTTTCCTCAGGGAGAAGACCCGGATAGCTTTGCGCGTAAAAATTCCTATGAGGAACTTGTCCGCTATCTGGATACCAATGCAAAAGATTTTATTCAGTTTAAGGCATCGCTCCTGATGGATGAATCCCAAAATGACCCTGTAAAAAAAGCGGGGCTCATTCGCGATATGGTTACGAGTATTTCAAAAATACCGGACAGAATCCAACGCGAAATCTACCTTCAGGAGACGGCAAGAATCATGGATATTTCTGAACAGGTTTTGGTCAATACACTGGCGCAGCTCATTCAGAAAGACGTAGTTGAGACAGGTAAGAAGCAGAAACAGGAGCAGAAGGCTTTTGAAGTTGTCAAAAATGAGAATCCGGAACAGTCACAAAGAATAGATGTACTCTATGAACTGGAAAGAAAAATAATAGAAATTCTTTTGCTTTATGGAAATAAGACCGAAGAATTTGAAGATGTGATACTCCGTGCAAATGAGGAAGGTGAGATAGAAGAAGTTACGGAAAAAAAAGAATATAAGGTCTACCAAAGAATTTATCTGAGCCTTCAGGAAGACGAAGTTGAATTGGCAAATCCGTTATTCCGGGAAATATATAACGATATGGTGAATTATTTCCACCAGAATGAATCGTTTAATACAGAGCACTATCTCATGCATCTTGCGCCGGAATTAGCGCAAGAAGTGACAGACATATTGATGCATGAAGAAAGGGAAGTTCTTCACAATTGGGAAGGTCAAAACATTATAGTAAAGCAGAAAGACCAAACCATCGAGCAATATGTTTCCGAAACAATCCTGACGTTGAGGTGGTATCTTGTTGACAGGATTATAGAGGAGTTGAAAGGAAGCATAACATCGGGTCCGGATTCAGATAATACGGAAACCTTGTCTATGGCTATGGATTATTATAAACTAATCAATTCTTTTTCATCCAAACTAGGCAGGGTAATGTCGCGTTATAGCTAA
- a CDS encoding M1 family metallopeptidase, with product MKKIIFLFAMLPAVFFAQETKNTEKKREPGKYDTNKFSQMYDLMATPNMFRTASGAPGPAYYQQQADYKMNIELDDRNARLYGTETITYHNNSPDNLEYLWVQLDQNQKAKDSESPLVDNQKMDKAMTPAGFSKKFLEEKPERGFVIEYVKDAKGNPMKYTINHTMMRIDLPKPLKSKEKISFSIKWWFNINNYRVEGGRSGYEHFDKDGNNLYVLAQFYPRMAVYNDVEGWQNMQFWGSGEFALPFGNFEVNITVPADHILEATGDLQNRKEVFTAEQFKRYQLAEKTYDKPVVVVTQEEAEAASKGFSDKKKTWKFSAKYVRDFGISTSRKFIYDAMAVKLSEKSVMAISLYPPEANPLWGEYSTKTVAHTLKSYSSHTFDYPYPKAISISAEDQGMEYPMICWNYGRPDENGFVSERIKYGMQSVIIHEVGHNFFPMIVNSDERQWTWMDEGLNTFLQYLAEQELSPSYPSQRGPAAKIVPYMSGPQNFLEPIMSNSETIHQFGANAYAKPATGLNILRETIMGKELFDYAFKTYANRWKFKHPTPEDFFRTMEDASAVDLDWFWRGWFYSTDYVDIGIQNVKEYYVTAEAPKETKDVNIRKGRFNKEEGPFVYMVSSDSEGFNKKNIKPLDVNDIKVLSDFIQEKYTQEERSKLKSPKYFYEVAFDKPGGMLMPILVQLVYEDGTTEDFNFPVQIWRKGNQVVSRVFATDKKVAKIKLDPKLQTADIDLENNSWPREKAKSKFDELED from the coding sequence ATGAAAAAAATAATTTTTCTATTCGCGATGCTTCCTGCGGTGTTCTTTGCGCAAGAAACAAAAAATACGGAAAAGAAGCGCGAGCCTGGGAAATACGATACCAACAAATTCAGCCAGATGTATGATTTGATGGCTACGCCTAATATGTTTCGAACAGCATCGGGAGCGCCAGGTCCGGCCTATTATCAGCAACAGGCAGATTATAAGATGAACATCGAATTAGATGACCGCAATGCAAGGCTTTATGGAACGGAAACCATTACCTATCATAACAACTCGCCGGATAATCTGGAATATTTATGGGTGCAGCTCGACCAAAATCAAAAAGCGAAAGACTCGGAATCACCTTTGGTAGATAATCAAAAAATGGATAAGGCAATGACTCCGGCCGGGTTTTCGAAAAAATTTCTGGAAGAAAAACCGGAAAGAGGTTTTGTGATTGAATATGTAAAAGATGCAAAGGGCAATCCGATGAAATATACCATCAACCATACCATGATGCGTATTGATTTGCCGAAACCTTTGAAATCAAAAGAAAAAATCTCATTTTCTATAAAATGGTGGTTCAATATCAATAATTATAGGGTAGAAGGAGGACGCTCCGGTTATGAGCATTTTGATAAAGATGGTAATAACCTGTATGTACTTGCCCAATTCTATCCAAGAATGGCCGTCTATAATGATGTAGAAGGTTGGCAGAACATGCAGTTTTGGGGTTCGGGAGAATTTGCCCTTCCGTTTGGGAATTTTGAAGTAAATATCACCGTTCCTGCAGACCATATTCTGGAAGCGACGGGTGACTTGCAGAACAGGAAAGAAGTTTTCACTGCAGAACAGTTTAAGCGATATCAGTTGGCAGAAAAAACCTATGACAAGCCGGTTGTAGTAGTTACTCAGGAAGAGGCAGAAGCAGCTTCAAAAGGTTTTTCAGACAAGAAAAAAACCTGGAAATTCAGTGCAAAATACGTGCGTGATTTTGGAATTTCAACTTCAAGAAAATTTATCTATGACGCCATGGCTGTAAAGCTTTCGGAAAAGTCAGTAATGGCCATATCATTATATCCGCCGGAAGCCAACCCGCTTTGGGGCGAATATTCAACAAAAACGGTTGCCCATACCTTAAAAAGTTATTCCTCACACACGTTTGACTATCCTTATCCAAAGGCAATTTCGATTTCTGCCGAAGACCAGGGTATGGAATATCCTATGATTTGCTGGAATTACGGACGTCCTGATGAAAACGGATTTGTAAGCGAAAGGATAAAATACGGCATGCAAAGCGTGATTATTCATGAAGTAGGGCATAATTTTTTCCCGATGATTGTCAATTCTGATGAACGCCAATGGACCTGGATGGATGAAGGATTGAATACTTTCCTGCAATATTTGGCAGAACAGGAATTAAGCCCGAGCTATCCTTCACAAAGAGGACCCGCGGCTAAGATTGTTCCGTATATGAGCGGACCGCAGAATTTTTTAGAGCCAATTATGTCAAATTCAGAAACAATACACCAATTTGGGGCCAATGCCTATGCCAAGCCTGCCACAGGATTGAACATATTGCGTGAAACCATTATGGGGAAAGAATTGTTTGACTATGCATTCAAGACCTATGCCAACCGTTGGAAATTTAAACACCCTACGCCGGAAGACTTTTTCAGAACCATGGAAGATGCTTCGGCGGTTGATTTGGACTGGTTCTGGAGAGGGTGGTTTTATTCTACAGATTATGTTGATATAGGAATCCAAAATGTGAAAGAATATTATGTTACGGCAGAAGCACCAAAAGAAACTAAAGATGTCAATATAAGAAAGGGACGTTTTAATAAAGAGGAAGGGCCGTTCGTTTATATGGTTTCGTCAGATTCTGAAGGTTTTAATAAAAAGAATATAAAACCTTTGGATGTTAATGATATAAAAGTGTTGTCTGACTTTATTCAGGAAAAATATACACAGGAAGAAAGAAGCAAACTCAAATCTCCAAAATATTTTTACGAAGTTGCTTTTGATAAGCCAGGAGGTATGCTAATGCCAATTTTGGTACAGCTGGTTTATGAAGACGGTACCACAGAAGATTTTAATTTTCCGGTACAAATATGGAGAAAAGGCAATCAGGTAGTGTCCCGTGTTTTTGCAACAGATAAAAAAGTAGCCAAGATTAAGCTGGACCCAAAATTACAGACCGCAGATATTGATTTAGAGAACAATTCATGGCCAAGAGAGAAGGCTAAATCTAAATTTGACGAACTGGAGGATTAA
- the rlmN gene encoding 23S rRNA (adenine(2503)-C(2))-methyltransferase RlmN → MQIEKKDIRALSKDQLREFFVSNGDKAFRGNQVYEWLWNKGAHNFDDMTNVAKATRQMLEENFVINHIRVDQMQKSEDGTVKNAVRLHDGLVVESVLIPTETRTTACVSSQVGCSLDCNFCATARLKRMRNLNPDEIYDQVVAIDNESRLYHNRPLSNIVFMGMGEPLMNYNNVMKAIEKIVSPEGLGMSPKRITVSTSGVPKMIKKLADDEVKFKLAVSLHSAIDEIRSQIMPFSKSFPLADLREALEYWYSHTKSRVTYEYVVWKGINDNKASVDALVKFCKYVPCKVNLIEYNPIDDGEFQQASEESINEYIKALERNDIVVKVRRSRGKDIDAACGQLANKEA, encoded by the coding sequence ATGCAAATTGAGAAGAAAGACATCAGAGCATTATCAAAAGACCAATTGAGGGAATTTTTTGTTTCAAACGGAGACAAAGCTTTTCGCGGAAATCAGGTCTATGAATGGCTTTGGAACAAAGGAGCGCATAATTTTGATGACATGACCAATGTCGCCAAAGCGACGCGTCAGATGCTGGAAGAAAATTTTGTCATCAACCATATCAGGGTTGACCAAATGCAAAAAAGTGAAGATGGAACTGTAAAAAATGCTGTCCGTCTCCATGATGGATTGGTGGTAGAATCAGTATTGATTCCTACGGAAACCAGAACAACGGCTTGCGTTTCTTCTCAGGTGGGCTGCAGCCTTGATTGTAATTTTTGTGCTACTGCAAGGCTGAAAAGAATGCGAAATCTGAATCCTGATGAAATTTATGACCAGGTAGTGGCCATCGATAATGAAAGCCGACTGTATCACAATCGTCCCTTATCGAATATCGTTTTTATGGGAATGGGAGAACCGTTGATGAACTATAACAATGTCATGAAAGCAATAGAGAAGATTGTTTCGCCGGAAGGACTTGGAATGTCACCAAAAAGAATTACGGTCTCAACCTCAGGAGTTCCTAAAATGATTAAAAAACTGGCTGACGACGAAGTGAAATTCAAACTGGCAGTTTCCCTGCATTCTGCAATTGATGAAATCCGTTCGCAAATCATGCCTTTTAGCAAAAGCTTTCCGTTGGCTGATTTGCGTGAAGCCTTAGAATATTGGTACAGCCATACCAAAAGCCGGGTTACCTATGAATATGTCGTTTGGAAAGGAATTAATGACAATAAAGCTTCCGTTGATGCTTTGGTGAAATTCTGTAAATATGTTCCGTGCAAAGTCAATCTTATCGAATACAACCCGATTGACGATGGTGAATTTCAACAAGCTTCGGAAGAATCGATAAACGAATACATAAAAGCTTTGGAAAGAAACGATATTGTCGTGAAAGTACGCCGAAGCAGAGGAAAAGATATTGATGCCGCCTGCGGACAGTTGGCAAATAAAGAAGCTTAA
- a CDS encoding Sec-independent protein translocase subunit TatA/TatB: protein MFGIGGSELVFIIFIAIMLFGADKIPEVARTLGKGMQQLKNATDDIKTEIHKTASENGLDTQSLTGGFSEEISKVKENFNKIIENSNDNSFGLDKITQDINSEITKVKEDIETMEGPIKRQDR from the coding sequence ATGTTTGGTATCGGAGGATCGGAATTAGTATTCATCATATTTATAGCCATAATGCTTTTTGGGGCAGATAAAATTCCGGAAGTAGCAAGAACTTTGGGAAAAGGAATGCAGCAGCTTAAAAATGCAACAGACGATATTAAAACTGAAATTCACAAAACAGCTTCAGAAAATGGTTTGGATACCCAATCATTAACAGGCGGTTTTTCTGAAGAAATCAGTAAGGTAAAAGAAAATTTCAATAAAATTATTGAAAACTCCAACGATAACAGTTTTGGTTTGGACAAAATAACACAAGATATCAATTCAGAAATTACGAAAGTAAAAGAAGATATCGAAACGATGGAAGGACCTATAAAAAGACAGGATAGATAA
- a CDS encoding phosphatase PAP2 family protein, which produces METLLELDRNLFIYLNSLGSETFDGFWLFITKQINWIPIFAIILYLVFKNLGWRHALMIIVVMALLITLTDQTTNLFKNGFQRLRPGSDPDLAGLIRAVQTRKSFSFISGHASNSMAAAFFLYKVLKPYLKYMGFIFLWPLIFAYSRIYLGLHYPGDILCGYVWGILMAMIMLRLYAYLRDKYFPQKEYVDNPTNDEPIRN; this is translated from the coding sequence ATGGAGACATTGTTAGAACTTGATAGAAACCTGTTTATTTATCTCAATAGTCTCGGCTCTGAAACGTTCGACGGTTTCTGGTTATTTATTACAAAACAGATCAACTGGATTCCAATTTTTGCTATCATACTCTATTTGGTTTTCAAAAATCTGGGCTGGAGGCATGCCCTGATGATAATTGTAGTTATGGCTTTACTGATTACATTGACAGACCAAACAACAAATCTTTTCAAAAACGGCTTCCAAAGATTACGGCCGGGAAGCGACCCTGACCTTGCAGGCCTGATTCGTGCCGTACAGACAAGAAAATCCTTTAGCTTTATTTCCGGCCATGCATCCAACTCAATGGCTGCTGCCTTTTTTCTTTATAAAGTATTGAAGCCTTACCTTAAATATATGGGCTTTATCTTTTTGTGGCCGCTGATTTTTGCCTACAGCAGGATTTATCTCGGACTGCATTATCCGGGAGATATTCTTTGCGGATATGTATGGGGAATTTTAATGGCAATGATCATGCTGCGATTATATGCCTACTTAAGGGATAAATACTTTCCACAAAAAGAATACGTCGACAATCCGACTAATGATGAACCTATACGGAATTAG